The proteins below come from a single Sorghum bicolor cultivar BTx623 chromosome 4, Sorghum_bicolor_NCBIv3, whole genome shotgun sequence genomic window:
- the LOC8056064 gene encoding replication protein A 70 kDa DNA-binding subunit C: MEAAAAQLTPGAVQAIANGAVCAALQPVLQVLEVRRVATTKSGDASASANPTPSERERYRLILSDGVDAHQAILATAFNPFVRDGTLRKGTIVHLNEFICDTIRDKRIIIIVKIEILQTACALIGNPKNYMAQIQGKVQDPNLSAIAAQNSGAPGMPESSVALRADQASNNLSYGGPFIDAQGMVGFSIGRTVERDHSNVFTGGSYGTLSAQNTVNANMVEPRFQQPSLISHQNQGFAVTGTGEALTPPGNAHRRHEHSYQQLPSGYINRAPVASEPASHVVAISSLKVYQTRWTIKARVTAKTGVKHWNNAKGTGKLFSFDLIDGEGGQIRAVCFKEAVDKFYDLIEVDKVYLISSGAVKPSQKRFNPLNNDLEITLDTLTSSVEICSSDDFNIPKVQYSFQQISEIENMDNHSAVDLLGVVTSVGPSVMMTRKDGTQTQKRTLQLRDMSGRSVGVTFWGDFCDVEGQQLQLQCHSSFNPILALIGARISDFSGRSVSTIGSTQLKINPDFPDAERLRQWYVTEGMTTACLSLSREQFNSVQADVRKTIAQIKDETLGRNKTDWITVKAAISHVQTESFCYPACPLIFNEKPCNKKVIDSGDGIWFCERCDKSSGSCEYRYMVKFRIQDHTSTIIATAFQEAGKQIFGRTAQELRTIRNVNHDEALFTEIIEGARWHLNLFKLKVREESYNDEQRIGCTIINAEKLDPSKESNVLFEAIDRLMQGRSGPSPGDQGSIANKAGFSNSPDGRSAINMCGTNQFGQQGSIDGRVSTTSAGLDSEQQPAGGGFTGNNYGSAAGNYGYVAAGNARQGPCFKCHQPGHWSKECPGR; encoded by the exons ATGGAGGCCGCCGCGGCGCAGCTGACGCCGGGCGCTGTCCAGGCGATCGCGAACGGGGCGGTGTGCGCAGCGCTCCAGCCGGTGCTGCAGGTGCTGGAGGTGCGCCGTGTCGCCACCACCAAGAGCGGTGACGCCAGCGCCAGCGCCAACCCCACCCCCTCGGAGCGGGAGCGCTACCGCTTGATACTCTCCGACGGCGTCGACGCGCACCAGGCCATCCTCGCCACCGCCTTCAACCCATTCGTCAGGGACGGCACCCTACGCAAGGGCACAATCGTCCACCTCAACGAGTTCATATGCGACACCATCCGAGATAAAAG gatcatcattatTGTGAAAATTGAAATTCTACAAACTGCATGTGCCCTAATCGGGAACCCCAAAAACTACATGGCACAAATTCAAGGGAAGGTACAAGATCCCAACTTATCGGCCATTGCTGCTCAAAATTCTGGTGCCCCAGGCATGCCGGAGTCTTCTGTTGCTCTAAGAGCAGATCAAGCTTCTAACAATCTTTCATATGGTGGACCCTTTATTGATGCTCAAGGCATGGTAGGTTTTTCCATTGGCCGGACAGTAGAACGTGATCATAGCAACGTGTTTACTGGAGGCTCTTATGGTACATTGTCAGCACAAAACACAGTAAATGCAAATATGGTGGAGCCAAGATTTCAGCAGCCTTCTCTGATCTCTCATCAAAACCAAGGGTTTGCAGTTACTGGCACAGGTGAGGCCTTGACCCCTCCAGGCAATGCTCACCGGCGCCATGAGCATTCATATCAGCAGCTACCTTCAGGGTATATCAATAGAGCTCCAGTTGCTAGTGAACCGGCATCCCATGTTGTCGCAATTTCTTCATTGAAAGTTTACCAGACTAGATGGACAATCAAGGCCAGGGTGACTGCTAAGACTGGTGTCAAGCATTGGAACAATGCCAAAGGTACAGGGAAACTTTTCTCATTTGATCtcattgatggagaaggtggacaAATTCGTGCAGTATGCTTCAAAGAAGCGGTTGATAAGTTTTATGATCTAATTGAGGTTGATAAGGTGTACTTGATATCTAGTGGAGCAGTGAAACCTTCACAGAAGCGGTTTAATCCTTTGAATAATGATCTTGAAATAACTCTGGACACCTTAACTTCATCTGTAGAGATTTGTTCTAGTGATGATTTCAATATTCCTAAGGTGCAGTACAGTTTTCAGCAGATCAGTGAAATAGAGAACATGGATAATCATAGTGCGGTAGATTTACTTGGTGTTGTTACATCAGTTGGTCCTTCTGTTATGATGACAAGGAAGGATGGCACCCAAACCCAGAAAAGAACCCTTCAACTGAGGGACATGTCTGGTCGGAGTGTGGGAGTGACCTTTTGGGGAGACTTCTGTGATGTTGAAGGGCAGCAGTTGCAGCTGCAGTGTCATTCCAGTTTCAATCCTATACTTGCTTTGATAGGTGCCCGTATCAGTGATTTCAGTGGTAGATCAGTGAGTACAATAGGGTCAACACAGTTGAAAATAAACCCAGACTTTCCTGATGCTGAAAGGCTGAGACAGTGGTATGTAACTGAAGGAATGACCACTGCTTGTCTCTCTCTATCTCGGGAACAGTTTAATTCAGTCCAGGCTGATGTCCGCAAAACAATTGCACAAATCAAGGATGAAACCTTGGGACGTAATAAGACAGACTGGATCACTGTTAAGGCTGCAATCTCACATGTACAGACTGAAAGTTTTTGTTATCCAGCGTGCCCCTTAATTTTTAATGAGAAGCCATGCAACAAAAAGGTCATAGATAGTGGTGATGGGATATGGTTTTGTGAGAGATGTGATAAGAGCTCTGGAAGCTGTGAGTACAGGTACATGGTTAAATTTCGAATCCAAGATCACACCAGCACTATCATCGCTACCGCATTCCAGGAGGCTGGTAAGCAGATATTTGGCCGCACCGCACAAGAACTTCGCACAATAAGAAATGTTAACCATGACGAGGCACTATTCACAGAGATCATAGAAGGAGCCCGTTGGCATCTAAATCTATTTAAGTTGAAAGTTAGGGAGGAAAGCTACAACGATGAACAACGTATTGGATGTACCATAATTAATGCTGAAAAGTTGGATCCATCCAAAGAGAGTAATGTCCTTTTTGAAGCCATTGACAGACTTATGCAGGGCAGATCAGGCCCAAGCCCAGGAGATCAGGGCAGCATTGCCAATAAAGCTGGTTTCAGCAATTCACCAGATGGTCGCAGTGCCATCAATATGTGTGGCACAAATCAGTTTGGGCAACAAGGAAGCATAGATGGGAGGGTGTCTACTACATCTGCAGGTTTGGATAGCGAGCAGCAACCAGCGGGTGGAGGCTTCACAGGCAACAATTATGGATCTGCTGCTGGCAACTATGGATATGTTGCTGCTGGCAATGCCAGGCAGGGTCCGTGCTTCAAATGCCATCAGCCAGGACACTGGAGTAAGGAGTGTCCTGGGCGGTAA